A genomic region of Coraliomargarita sinensis contains the following coding sequences:
- a CDS encoding DUF4405 domain-containing protein gives MKPGLKNPLMRVTNLLLYLSFCGLIGTGALLNWKLIPGSQGGHGLTVLDMTRHEWGDIHFWLGVVCVGTTLFHLVLNWPWLKKIASSGKAWRLVAGLATGALIIFGIYALPLQHSGNGSSEAHQEELPQGKQHRKGW, from the coding sequence ATGAAACCCGGGCTGAAAAATCCGCTTATGCGGGTAACGAACCTCCTGCTTTATTTATCCTTCTGCGGGCTGATTGGCACCGGCGCCCTCCTCAACTGGAAATTAATCCCCGGTTCGCAGGGCGGGCACGGCCTGACCGTTCTCGACATGACCCGCCACGAGTGGGGAGACATTCACTTCTGGCTCGGCGTAGTTTGCGTCGGCACCACCCTCTTCCATCTCGTGCTGAACTGGCCCTGGCTCAAAAAGATCGCCAGTTCCGGCAAGGCCTGGCGGCTCGTGGCCGGGCTGGCAACCGGCGCCCTTATTATCTTCGGAATTTACGCATTACCCCTTCAACACTCAGGCAATGGCTCCTCCGAGGCCCACCAGGAGGAACTGCCACAGGGCAAGCAGCACCGCAAAGGTTGGTAA
- a CDS encoding alpha/beta hydrolase family protein, producing MRSILYFFPCLVIFLTGLSPVDGKPWPGRGSDFHGYAQYDFEYDGLKGRVVVPKNEARDRPWVWRARFFGHRPEVDVALLKKGFHVAYVDASNLFGSPAAVDRWNRFYSYLTKTHGFHPKPALEGMSRGGLIVYNWASENPGKLSCIYADAPVCDITSWPGGFGQGRGSPGDWAKCKKVYGLTDHEAKPFTDNPIDKLKPLADAGIPLLHVVGDADQVVPVAENTALLEARYKALGGNITVIHKPGVGHRHGLDDPEPIISFILKHTASALQKSPSRCLRKGRIPDRRKQQ from the coding sequence ATGAGGTCGATTTTATATTTCTTCCCGTGCCTGGTCATATTCCTGACCGGCCTGTCGCCGGTAGATGGCAAGCCATGGCCGGGCAGGGGCTCCGACTTTCACGGCTACGCTCAGTATGACTTCGAATACGATGGGCTTAAAGGCCGGGTGGTTGTCCCAAAGAACGAAGCGCGCGACCGGCCGTGGGTTTGGCGGGCCCGTTTCTTCGGGCATCGCCCGGAGGTGGATGTGGCACTCTTGAAAAAGGGTTTCCACGTCGCTTACGTGGATGCCTCCAACCTATTTGGATCCCCGGCGGCGGTCGACCGCTGGAATCGCTTCTACAGCTATCTGACAAAGACGCATGGCTTTCATCCTAAACCAGCGCTGGAAGGAATGTCGCGGGGCGGACTGATCGTCTACAACTGGGCCTCGGAAAATCCCGGCAAACTCAGCTGCATCTATGCGGACGCACCGGTCTGCGATATAACGAGCTGGCCGGGCGGCTTCGGGCAGGGGCGTGGCTCGCCCGGAGACTGGGCAAAATGCAAGAAAGTTTACGGGCTGACCGATCATGAGGCGAAGCCCTTTACGGACAATCCGATCGACAAGCTGAAGCCCCTTGCTGACGCGGGCATTCCGCTCCTGCACGTGGTGGGCGATGCCGATCAGGTGGTTCCGGTCGCGGAAAATACCGCGCTCTTGGAAGCTCGCTACAAAGCACTGGGCGGAAATATCACCGTGATTCACAAACCAGGCGTAGGCCACAGACACGGTCTCGACGACCCAGAGCCGATCATCAGCTTTATTTTAAAGCACACAGCTTCAGCCTTACAAAAAAGCCCCTCCCGTTGTTTGCGGAAGGGGCGTATCCCGGACAGAAGAAAACAACAATAA